TGTGACTTTCTCTATCTCAGATGGAGCAGACTCTTCAACTAAAGTTAGAGCAGAGAAAGGAACCAATACCATTTCGGTACAACATCAAGTCTCACAAAATACGACTAAAGTATATTTATCAATCAAAACATCTACTCCCAACATGACAATCAGGATAAATAAAATAGTAGCTAATATAGGATTAGTTGCTTTAGAAAATTTGCCTTGTATAGTAGAGGGAGTTATTGGACAACGCAAGCAGTATATAGCTACTGAAACTTCTCCCATTGGAGAACTATCACTTTGTAAAGAACCTATGGAACTATCTGAAAATTATACTCGGTTAGACTCTGTAATAAATGGGCGTTTTGGCAGAGGAGCAGGAGGACGTTCTTTTTTAATAGATATGAGAGGATATTTTAGTAGAGCTTGGAATAATGGTTCGACTATCGACCCAGATGCAAGCAAAAGAACAGCACCTAACTCAGGTACAATTACTGGTGACCATGTAAGTACTTTTGAAGAAGATATTTTTCTTAAGCATGATCATGGATTAAATTATGATATGAACACTATCATTGCGACAGGAGATAAAGGTGCAGCAATGACAGTAAATAAAACTGCTAATTCAAAAACAAATCCTACTTCAGAAGGAAAAGAAACTCGTCCTAAAAATATAGCTGAATTATATACAATAAAATGGGCTTAACCCACTAATAACTCACTAAAAATCAACCATTTGCAAAACAAATTACATATAAAGTTTTAGAGATAGAAAAAATATAGAATCCTTTTTCTGTCTCTACTGCTAGGAAAAACACCGAAATCCATAACATTCAGGTGGCGAAAGCTGAAAAGCCTTATAGAGTAAGCAAATTTTATCATCATCAAATTTTAATAATTATGCCAACTTACAGAGTTTATCTCGCTTATCCAACTACCCCAGAGCCTATTTGGAATTGGGCTGAAACCATGGTGCGAAAAGATGCACAAACTGCATTACAAGATTCTTATGATAATTGGGTAGCCTCAAATCCTAACCCATTACCTCCTCCCTTAGCTGAATGTCGTAAAAAAGTAGATCAAGTAATGCAAGAAATTCTTGAAGAACAACATGATATTCATTAATTTAAAAAAACAAACTCTATGATTAATTCAACATAGAGTTTGTTTTAATTTAATCCATCAAAAAAATTTCACTAGGGTCAATGATATGATTTTTTACGGCATATACAATCAATCCTGCTGTATTTCTGACTCCTGTTTTGAGTAAAAGGTTTGATTTGTGTGCTTCTACAGTTTTTGTAGATATAAATAGTTTGTCTCCAATTTCTTTGGCAGTAAATTGCTGACAAATAAGTTGTAAAACATCTATTTCTCTTTCTGATAAAGCATCTTTAGATTCAATATTTAATATAGGAGCTTTATTAGATACCTGTTGTCGGACAACCTCAACTTGATCAGATGTAAAGAAATGTCCCTTTTCATGAACATCAAGAATGATTTTTAGCAGTTCAAATTTATCTGTTTCTTTAGGAACAAATGCATGAACTCCAATTTTGAGCATGTACCCTAGAAAAGATGCTTTGTAATAAGACGAAAGAACAATAATCTTTAATTCAGGATAATTTTTAGTTACTTGTTCGATGACTTCTATTCCATCCCCGTCTTTCATTTTTAAATCTAAAATTACGACATGAGGTATTGAATCAGCATTTTTTAATTTTTCTATAAATTCTATACCTCCAAAAGCAGTTATAGCAACAGAAATATTATCTTGACTATCCAAAAATTCTTTTAATAAATCGACTACCAATTTATCATCATCTACCAAACTTACTGATATAATATTACTCATTAGAATTAGATTGATTATTTTTTAATAAAAGGATAAATGTAGTACCTATAGGTTTATTGGATTTCAAACGATAAGAACCTCTTAATACTTGCATACGCAATTCTATATTTTTCATTCCTAATCCTCTACCATAGGTAGTTGTAGGTATTCCTATTCCATCGTCTTGTAATAAGAAAGCAAAAGATTTTGAATTTCCTCTTAAAATAATATTGATACTATTAGCTTGAGCATGTTTAATAATATTATTAATTAATTCTTGAAAAATTCTGAATATATTTAATTTTTGCTGCTTATTTAAGTCAAAACTCAAGAGCATAGAGCAAGTTAATGTAATATTATATTTTTTTTTATAAGGTGCAATAAAATCAGCAATCAATTCTTCTAGTGAAGATTCTTCTATCAGAGGAGGTGTTAGCTCATGAGAAATATTTCTAGCTGTTGCAATCCCTTGTGCAAGAAGTCGGTTTAACTTATCATCTTTATTCATTAATTTGATACGATACAACTGTCCAATTAAATCGTCGTGCAAATCAGATGAAATACGTTCTCTTTCTCGTTCAAGAATTTGAATACTACTATTTACTAATTCTTTCTGATGAGAAATGATAAGGGAATTTTTTTCCTGAATTTCTTTTCTAATGCGATTTATATAGGTTTTACTAAGTAAGATTATAAAACCAACTAAAACAGATAATACACCAATATTAGTTGTTATCCATATAAAAGTGTGAATCGGTTTGTCCATTTTTTTGTAAATAGTAGATAAGTGAAATATAATACACCTGCAATGCTAAAGCTCTTAAAAACCAAAACCAAGCAACCAGTTCTATATTTTCACTTACCAAATAATTATTTGAAGCAGCTAATAATGTATCAAGAGCAAAAAAAACTAATATTGCATTATTTAGTAACATTCTTGACTTACTAAATTTCATTTTTCCACTTATAATAAAATAAATGTCTGTCATACTCAATAACATAACAGCAAAACTATATACAGTTCTATCATAAGAATTAAAATTTACAGCATTATAACCAAATACAAACTGTAAAATCATAGGAAAAAGCGAAAAACACAAAACAATAATAATGTTTTTTATATCAAAAAGATAAAAATATTTAAAATAAAGAAAAAATAGAAATGAAAAATTTAGAAAAGAAGATAGAGAAAATAAAAATAAATTAGAACTTTTTGTAAAAATAGGGTATAATTGAGATATTAACTCCATGAGAAGTAAAAAAGAGAAATACATTATACCCCATTTGAATAATAATCGCTTGTTATAAATAATCTGTAATATTAAACCTAGAATAAGTAATAGTATAGATGTATATAAAAAATAGTCTATGAGTTGTTCTAATACCTTCAAATTCTGTAATTGTTATGGTTAAAATATCATAATCAAAATTATTTATATGTACTTCTATTTTAGAAGTTGTTTAAGCCTTTGGTACAGACTCAAACAAATTATATCCAGAAGGAGAAAAAGGAGGAATTGGTTTAGTTACATCCATAAAAAATTTAGGAGTTGCCAACTTGCCATTTACAGGAATAGGTTTATCACATAGAATTAGTTCTATGATATTTCCATAGTCTTTATCCTCTTGAATTCCGAAAAAGGAATATAATTGCTCTGACTTTGTATTGTCAAATATATTACTTAAATCTACAAATGGTACTGTCATGGCTTTCAATATGCCATTTGCAGTAGGCATTGATGCATATTGAGTTTGACTATTTTTAAACCATAGTTTAGAGTATAATTGCCATCTAAGCGAACGCTTCATAGCTTCAGCTTCAGGTAATTCGACAGAAGGAATAGAAACAATGTCATCAGATGGAGGACTAAAATCCAAACTAGGCACAAAACTTTTCATGAAAAGATTTTCACCTATTTCATAGTTTTCATTCTCATCAGAGACAGAATCAACTAGAAAAAAAACAAACTGCATTCCCCATATTCCTAAATAAACATGGATTGAATCAATAGTTTTTTGAGTATCCTTTTGGATTTGCAACCATTTGTTATACTCCTCTCTGCTAATTTCAAAGCCAGTACCAGAAGTAAGGTAGTCTAGTCCTAATGTCGTATTATTAATTTGTCCCCACTTAGCAATAGCCAATTTCACTTGTAATATATTCATGATTAGTACGTTGGATAATAGTATTATAATTAGATTAGACAACAAAGTTTATGCAAGTAACAAATTTATCAAATATTAACCAAGCAAGAAAAGAATATTTAATTGTAGAGAGTTTGTCTGTAATATTTGATTTTAGACAAAAAAAATATCCTTGAAAAGAATCATCTAA
This is a stretch of genomic DNA from Bernardetia sp. MNP-M8. It encodes these proteins:
- a CDS encoding ATP-binding protein → MDKPIHTFIWITTNIGVLSVLVGFIILLSKTYINRIRKEIQEKNSLIISHQKELVNSSIQILERERERISSDLHDDLIGQLYRIKLMNKDDKLNRLLAQGIATARNISHELTPPLIEESSLEELIADFIAPYKKKYNITLTCSMLLSFDLNKQQKLNIFRIFQELINNIIKHAQANSINIILRGNSKSFAFLLQDDGIGIPTTTYGRGLGMKNIELRMQVLRGSYRLKSNKPIGTTFILLLKNNQSNSNE
- a CDS encoding response regulator transcription factor → MSNIISVSLVDDDKLVVDLLKEFLDSQDNISVAITAFGGIEFIEKLKNADSIPHVVILDLKMKDGDGIEVIEQVTKNYPELKIIVLSSYYKASFLGYMLKIGVHAFVPKETDKFELLKIILDVHEKGHFFTSDQVEVVRQQVSNKAPILNIESKDALSEREIDVLQLICQQFTAKEIGDKLFISTKTVEAHKSNLLLKTGVRNTAGLIVYAVKNHIIDPSEIFLMD